Genomic DNA from Deltaproteobacteria bacterium:
TTATGAGCCGGGCGGAGAAGCGGAAATCGTCCGGATGGTGGAGTGTATCACTACCAACGAAACCTACTTCTTCCGGGAGGAGAGTCACTTTACGATGCTTCGGGAGGAAATTCTTCCACAGTTGGCTGAACAGAAAAGGTTCCGGGTGAACCCGTTAATCCGGATCTGGAGTGCCGCTTCCTCCACGGGGGAGGAGCCGTACACGATCTCCATCGTTGTGGAAGAGGCAAAACGGAACTTGTCAGGTGTGCGGGTGGAGATCCTTGCCAGTGATATCAATGATGCGGTGATCCGGTCCGCCCGTCGCGGGATTTATGAAGAAAATTCCGTCCGCCATATCCCGCCGGACATTCGAACGCGATATTTCAGCAAAGAGGGTGCCCGTTATCGTCTGGACGAGAAGATCAAGTCGCAAGTCCGTTTTGTCCATCTGAATCTGGTAGACAAGAACCGGCTGCGAAGTGCATCCGGGATGGATATTATCTTCTGCAAAAATGTCTTGATCTATTTTGATCCGGTCATGAAGAAGAAGGTCGTTGAGTCGCTCTATGATTCCCTGCTGCCGGGCGGATATCTCCTGATCGGCAGATCGGAAGCCCTCCATGATATTTCACGGGCCTTCCGACCGATGAAGATGAAAAACGGTCTGGTCTATCGGAAGGAATAGCTCCATTGTTTCTTCAGACGGGAGAACGCAGATTCTGCCGGGGGATATACATCGAAGATCCGTTGCAATGTTCAAAGCGGTACCGGAAGAAAAACAGAATCGATTTTCTGGAAAGGGCTTCTCATGGCAACTCGAATTTTGGTCGTGGATGACGACAACATCACACGAAAGTTTGTCAGCTTCATTCTGAGGTCGGAAGGTTTTGAGGTCATTGCAGCGCAGGATGGAATGGAGGCCCTGGAGATGATGGGCGGGACGGAGGTGGATCTGGTTATCACCGATCTCAATATGCCGAAGATGGATGGGGCCGAACTGATCCGGACGATCCGGAACGGGTCCGTGCAGCCCGATTTGCCGATCATCATGTTGAGTACGGAAGCGGATGAAGAAAGCCGGGACCTTGTTTTTCAGGCCGGTGTGTCGGATTACATGATCAAGCCTGTATCACGGAAAGAGCTGACGGACAAGGTTCGGGATTGTGTGAAGAATTGACGGGAGGACTGCACCGATGATGAATACCGATATTGATG
This window encodes:
- a CDS encoding protein-glutamate O-methyltransferase CheR — protein: MSPSVKKDVKSRPVPMLERIRIDKKSFRNLRQIIYERSGISVTEGKEYLLENRLADRLKVNHCKSFEEYDYFLRYEPGGEAEIVRMVECITTNETYFFREESHFTMLREEILPQLAEQKRFRVNPLIRIWSAASSTGEEPYTISIVVEEAKRNLSGVRVEILASDINDAVIRSARRGIYEENSVRHIPPDIRTRYFSKEGARYRLDEKIKSQVRFVHLNLVDKNRLRSASGMDIIFCKNVLIYFDPVMKKKVVESLYDSLLPGGYLLIGRSEALHDISRAFRPMKMKNGLVYRKE
- a CDS encoding response regulator translates to MATRILVVDDDNITRKFVSFILRSEGFEVIAAQDGMEALEMMGGTEVDLVITDLNMPKMDGAELIRTIRNGSVQPDLPIIMLSTEADEESRDLVFQAGVSDYMIKPVSRKELTDKVRDCVKN